A region of the Aphelocoma coerulescens isolate FSJ_1873_10779 chromosome 1, UR_Acoe_1.0, whole genome shotgun sequence genome:
TCACAACCCgtacatggatttttttcccaattcatTTGTATATTGTacactttcattaaaaaaagtgaaaatataaaGGCTGCTTTAAGATTTTTATTGCCCTAAAGAGTCAGTTTTGCAGAAAGATgtgctttttcttctgaaattgcAATACCATTCAATAGCTGTTCTGAGCTAGATTGCTTGTTTAAGGCAGAGTATCtaccaaataaaagaaaaaagccagggCAACTGAACGGAGTAACTGAAGCTGAACTTCCCAATGTCAGAGTGGAATATGCATTATGGGTCACTGGTAGATGCAAACACATATTCTGTTAGCCAGATATAACGTTCTTGTTCATTCTCAAAAAGACTTACTATGTATACACCAAGTGACTGtctcaagagaaaaagaagagtcACATAGTCCAGAAAATCCCTTTACTATACAATTATACCTACAGTAGCATCTTCTGCCTCTCACTGACCATTTAAAATGTAACAAGCAATTCCAGGAAACAGAAATTTCTTAGTTTTACCCATTGGTTCCAAACACTGTTGTTTCTTGACCGAAGATATGTGGAAAGCTTCTGGAAACTTATCCAGTCCTGAATTCTGCAATGTGTCAGTTGTGGAGCCGGTCATTTTCTTAGAGTTTTGAGAATTGTCTCCACTATCTTCATTATAATTTAAATCTACCCAATGAGATGTATCAGGAGCATCAGTCACTTCTTCTTTCCCCTCAGCTGTCTCCTGAAACATTAAATGAGGTTAGTACATGCACTGAGAGAAGCCTACCAGTTTTCTAATTAGTGTTCCAGCTTACTTCACATTTAGCATAAATTAGATTTCAGATATTTACAATATAGTTATGCCTGAATTTCCATCATGAAAACCACAGGTGGAACAGTTAATAAGTATTCAAAGATGTGCACAGAGCATTTTAGAAGCAGAGGTAAATGGAGTTCGAGGTGCTTTGGGAGTGATGTTTCAGTCAATGTAAAACTGAAATGCATGGCTGGATATACCTGAAAAAAAAGCAGGTGAAAACACGTGCTACCAGCTACTTGTTTAAGCTCTCAATCAAATTTGACACTACTTCTGGGCAATGTTTGCAGTGCTTTCCTTTTAGTATCCTATGCCTGAACGTATCTTAACTGAACTCTGGAcacaggagcaggaagaggcagagcaAGAGAAAGGCATATTCCAGTATTCCCAACACGGAACCAGTGCTGCAGTCAGCAGGCCTGCTCTGAGCAACGCAGAGACAGAATCCAAGGAATTTCCAGTTACAGCACTTGTACCATGAGGAGGTCAAATAATTCATCTGAGAAAAAAGCACAAACTTAATACTTAATAAATGATCACCTTAGGTGAACTTGCTGAGTTTGCTTTGGTTTCAGAGCGTAAACAGCGGATCATAGCATTGACATTTGTGATACAGGTCTTCCAGTCTTTTCCATGCTCGCTCAAATCATAGGTTGGAAAGTTGGTTGCAAGAAACTCTACatataaaatatacaaaatGCTTTAAGCTTCATGACAAAGGCCAGTATTTAGAAGTATCCTAAtttagaaagagagagaaagctaACTAATGCTTCATGCTTCCTGTTCTCCATTTACAAGCTTTAGATTTCCATTGATAAATAAAGATAATAAACTTACGTTTTGAAACTAAGAAGCACTATGAATTCAAGATGTTCTGTGATACTTTTTGAGATGTGAATAATGCTTCCATTATATTAAACATTTCCTGCTAGAATTAGAGGAAATGTGTGATTTATCGcactaactttaaaaaaaactccaaaaccaGCACCACCCCTGTAAAAGAACAGACACGGTAATGCTGTTGCTGCAACTATTCCACATGGCTTATATAATCTCAGTTTTAACCCTTTTATACATCCGTGCCATGGGATCTGTGTAAATGACTTGACATTTATAAAAAAAAGCCCCCTCCATCTTCACCATTTCTCAATCAAGAGAATCACACATAAGAATGTTTCAAAAACACCAGTTAGTGTTTGTCCCAGGCATACTGTGGCTGTAAACCAACCCAAATCAACCAAACAGAAAATCACCGACAAAATCCAtggcacacacaaacacaaaataaactGCAATTAAAAATTTAGAGATAGCAAGCATGACTGATGAACACGATGTACACAAAACTAGAAGAAATTTGAATTGTTTTATCCACATTGAAGAAAAATGAACATTGATTATTACAAAGCAGgactttcaaaataaaaagatatTGTACAGTGGAGCACATCCACTATGGCATTTATGTGTTCACCAGCTGTCAGACAATGATTAGCCAGAAATATACAGAAAAGGACTCCTTGTAAGTTCAAAACTTTGTTAAGCATGAAAGAAGTAAAACTGTGCATTTTGAAAGGTAACATACCTCTTATTGCAGCAATTTTGTTTGGGTCCAATGTCCTGCGCCCTCGTGCACTTGCTCCCATAATGCTGCACAATAAAGTTTTCTTGGGGAACAAGACACGAACCAAGTGGCGCGCTGCATACTTGGGTTTAGTCTTTTGCTGAGCCTTCATCAAATGGTTTCCAAGAACTTTTACATTTCTTGCTGGGTCACCAACAAACTCTTttgtaaaacaaaaacattcgaagaaaaaaaatttaaaatcccaAGCAAGTTGTTAGAACATTTTTTCAAACTCTTTCTCTTGACTTTCAGAGTATGTTCTCTACTACAGTTAATTCTACTATGTATTACTGCTCATCTTTGCTCTTACAAAAGCAGCTTTAAATTGGAATGGTAGCAGAAGTATATTTTTGATTCACATTAACCACCAACATAACTAAGTGAAATCAAAACACCCAAGAAAATACATTAAACAGTCAACTGTCCACAATGTTCACACTGGCCTATTTTACATGTGCAGATACCATGTATGTTTTCAAGACACTGACTCATGAAGAGTGGCATATCCATACATAGAACTGCTAAATCATAAATTGTTTACAAATTTTTAGATAGACAGCTGAGTATTTCACCTACTATTCATGCAGCTCTTCAGCTGTACAAACTTATTTTTTAGAccaaaagcaatgaaaaagtCATAGCTCAGCCTTGCACATAACTTGGGGCATTTACACTTTAAAAAGGCATTAGTTTTTAATACATGGTGCTATGTTATATGTGTATCTTTATTATAATGCAAAGATCTATAGAATTCTTCTTTTCCTATGGAATgaagtattttgaaagaaaccaaacactgCAGGCTTTGAGTATAAAAAGGATTTTTCATGGATAAAATCCCCCACAAGAAGAAAACAGATATTCCCTTCACACAGATCAGGTAAGCTGCTTTCTTAAAACATGCACACAGGCATATGACTCACTTAGCTTTTGTGGCAatctctttttcctcctccaacACATGGATAGCATGCACACATTGCTTGTGAATTATACACATGTTAAAAAAGGTTACATTACGAGAGAAAAAGAGCCAGGAGTTAAAAGAATCCAAAGCACCTACTGTAAATCAAAGCTTTGTGGTAGTACCAGCCATTTCTTTTAGCTTTTGTTTCTGACTATTTCTTGCAAAGGAACTCACCAAAGTTAGGATTGATGAAGACTGAAGAAGATGGTAGTTCTTCACTAATATTCACATCCTCAGATGTATTTTTGTAGTTCAACTCCACAGCATTATTTTCATTACTGGGCTCAGATGGTGCTGGTATTGATGGGGATGCCACTGGTGAAGATGCAAAGTTGACAGTACTTTCCACAATACTGGGAGCAAGATTTGATTGTGGTGAAAGGTCAGGCATTCCATTAGTTGCTGTGTATGATGAATGCAATGAATGGGTAGAAACTATAGTGGGGAGTGGTGGGCTCTCCCTTCcaacaggctgctcaggctgCTGAGATTCAAGCTGGAAACTCTGCTGGGCATGTTTCACTTTGGAATTGACTTGAACGTGGCCATTTTGTAAAGCAACCCTCACAACCGGGCTATGCCTTCCCTGGCCTGATGAAGAAAGATGAAGACTTAAATCCCTTTCCATGTGTTTTTGTACTCTTATTTTTCCTGGGTGTAAATGACTGGAACTTCTGTATTTAAATCCAACTGGTTTCTGCAAACATAATtcaaaaaaacaattaaaaggtTAAATTAGACATAGCAGATtaattttggtttgcttttttttaacaaaccaTGAAAACCAGATTTTAGTAATTATGCTATTGACAGCACACTCTTTCTTGAAGTAGTCTCTGTCACTAACTTAGAGCTATCAGGTTTTAGCCTTCCCTCTACTTTCTTCTATTCTCACTTGTAATTGCAACACTACGAATTTATCCGGTCAGCTGCAGTGTTTCTCAAATTTTTTCCACCTGGGGTGGTGGCAAATTTACTTTCTAGAGCtcgacaaaaaaataaataggcaaaataaaatttaaaatttttcagtcATTGACCCAGTCATTGGCTGATGAATTTTCAAGGAATGTATCCACTGCCAAGCTAGCTTCCtttcaaacaagaaaaaacccaaacactttctcttcttttactTGTTAGCTGAAAAATTAAACATTCAGATCTCATCTACAATGAAAATTCCAAAGAGCCTGAGACAGACAAACTGAGAGATGGGCTACGTTTTCCATCACTTCAAGTACTTTTAATAAAAACCATACAGCATGCATTCTAGTTCAAAGCACAAGTCACTGAGCAGAAGCCACCAAATGCAGATGAGACACGTcgatttttcttattttatttttggtggttttgtttgtttgtttgtttagagAAATCTCATTATAGTTCACCCTTGTAATCTCAAAAGAACCAATGATCTTAAGGAAGTCTTATGTCTCTGACAGCCTGTCTGTTTCCCCAGGTTTGGAGGTCACCTAACAAAACCAAGTACCTTTACCAAAAACTATTCCATTAGCCCTTCACAAGGACAGCAATGGTACAgctataaaaaaacccaacagcatTCCTGATGGTTTTAAATGGCAGAACCTAAGAAAACAGCTGGCAGGTTGCATCTTACTCTTTATAGGGATAAAAACCTTCagcggggaaaaaaaaaggacaacaaaaaaaaaagcggTGCAGGTCACTTTTAACCCAAAAATCTAAACATTAAAGCAGCTGCCATCCCACATATCAGAGGGGAGGGTAAAAGCACAGGGCTCATTTGTAGGTGACAAGATCAGTTTATTCCCTGAAACTCGTGGTTTTCTATGTGTGGACAGCACAAGCTTGgagttgaaaacaaaaacacataCCAGATAAAACCTAGTATCCCACTGATATCTGACAGGTGTGAGAAATTCAGCTTTATCCACCCTTAAAGCAAATGGCCTTACTGCTGCATTGACATCTCCTGACAGTAGAATCATCTCTGCCACATTAAAAGCTTTGCAATGTTGTTGACAAAAAAAGTCATTATGGATTTTATGATCTTTTTCAAAAATCATCTATTATGCTCTCCTTTTAAAGATCAATGTTAGAAGTACTAATATTGTGTCTCCTTAGGTAACAGTAGATTGACCATTTAGGAACAAAATGAATACTGTGTGCTCAATATCAAACCttgttaaaaatgtttaaaagggagttttcattaagaaaaataatacattttataCTGTAATGGATATGACAACATACTGTTGAGATCTAAAATTCAGTTAAGTCAATTGAACCAACCTGACTGATGCTTAAACTCTCTTCTAACTGCAGAACCCAATGAGATAACACATCACATGTTGCAAAGGTGCAACAGCAATATACTGAAGTTTAAGATGCACCTACACAATTCACTTCTGTTCATGCCAATACAAATAGAATTTTACAGCATCTATCACAGCATCCTGAATTTGATGGGGGTCACTGCCAATCTGTGGCCACCAGTCAATAACAACACAGGAGACCAAAGCTGGAACATAATCAAAAATCTCAAGTAATTGAATTGAAATAGATTCTAAGTCTACTATTTTGCTACTAATTTTAATCTTGCTGAAaggattgggtttttttaaataagcatcAGAGGAAATGAGAGAATTAAATCAAAAATAAATGCCTTAGGTCTTTAATACTCACAGGTTTGAGCAACAATGGCTTTATACGAGTATGCTGCATTTCTGAGACCTTACGATGAAGCAGATCAAATTTTTTATCCAACTTCTGAATGGCATCATACATGGCCTGTCAACAAACATAAGACTGAAAACAGTACTGTTTCACAAGAACCCAACCGAAACCTGAAGAAACCAAGAAAGTTCAATTAAAAGCTGAACTCCCTCCCTAAAACATAGTCAACCTCCTTCCACAGCACTGCTGAATGCTTAAGGAGACTTACAAGACATTAACACTTGGCTACAAGCCACTTACAAATTGACTTCCATTAAGCATGTCCTGAATGACTCAAGTCACACAAGTGCTCACCTGAACAAATATGggatgcttttaatttttagtgcatctattttcaattttttcagtTGCTACTTCAGAAATCAAAAGGAAAGAACTCACAAAAACAACACTATCAGAAGTTTTGGCACACCTTTGGCAAGAAACATGTACTTTCAATAGCTGGGTGTGTATCACTGCCATATCTCTCCCATTACTGTGAAGCTCCTCCCAATACCTAAACTCTACATTTTCTATTAAAGCTTTTAACATTTGAATAGTATTCTCATGAAAAATTCAGAGAATATGAAGGAGATTAGTTTCAATTTGAAAATATTGTAGTTATGTGGGCAACTAACAAGCAAACAACTGGAAAGGATCAAGTCACTGGTTGTCAAGTTTATAACATAACTCTTCCTGAAGTTTAACTAAAATTGTTTAGACACCATTTCagatataaaggaaaaaaaatacctggCAATAACTGAGGACCTCCATAAGAGGATTCTCCTGATATCCAGTATAGGAAGCTTCAGATAAAATGCTCtcctttttcattaaaataataattaaatattaaaaaaaaaaaaaaaaaaaaaaaaagagtgtaaGGTACTAATATATACACGGACTTAGGATATCACATTAAGCAAGTAAATCCCAACTTCAAATCTTTCATGTTAGTTCAGCCTCCAAAACATGCATCCCCAAAGCAGCTTTTCCAAGTCAGTCAAACAAAAGAAATCAACTTACACATTCATAGTCTGGTTCATACTCATAAATTATACTGTCACTATCTTCATATTCTTCTTCCCTGGTTCTCATCTGGGAAATAACATAAAGAACATTCAgtgttttgaaaaattaaagaattCTCCTACAAATCCAACTTGAACACTTTCCGTTGTAGCTGTAATTCCCTCCTTTGTCTACAAGAGGGCCCCAGAAAACAAGATTTGACACAGTCATCTTATTAATGTACTGGTGTATTCAGGAAACTTTCCTGTCTGACCATGCAGGAGACACTCTGGTGGTCACCCAGAGACTGTAACTGCTGGGACTGAAGCCCCTTTGCAGTGGGTGGGTCAGGTGCCCTGCTTGACTCCCTACACACTCTACTTTCACAGTCAGAAAAGGTTTCCTTACCAGTTTGACCCTGGGTTTGCCATAGCAGAGTCTCAGACCTCTGGTTTCTTCAAGTAATTTTAGCAGGGTACAGGAAGagaatataaatataataacatgcatttttatttgcttattcTAAGGCAGAACTTCCTCATCTAACTATATGTACTATACAGCCAAGCTTatgcaatcacagaatcacttagattggaaaagacctctgagttCAAATTATGAGAATTCGGTGGGTGTAACTGAAAGCAGAAGCTGTAACAAATTTCTGGAAGAGGCAATTTTCTCACGGCTTGAAAACTGCTTTCAGCCGGGAAGAACGGCGCCACCACCTGGACAATCCTGGCATTTTCCTTTTACTGGACAGATGCTGATCCCTTCCACCATACACGATGGATTTCATGCATCTGctttagttttttttcctttaaattttatttttttaaccaatcaggttttattttagaaaaggcAGTCTGGGGGGTGGTAGGtgatgcttttgttttgtttacaaCAGGCAGAATACAATGACCGGTAAAATTATGGATATTATTCTGGGAGTTactgaaaaacacctgaaggaCAACAGAGTCATCAGTCACAGCCAGAAGGGCTTCAGGAGGGTAAAGTCCTGCTTGTCAaagttaatttccttttatgagAAGCTGACCCACCTAGCTGATCAAGGGAAGTCAGTTGATGTAATCTGtctggatttcagtaaagcttttgatactgtctctcacaggatccttctggacaagatgtccagcacagagctggataaacacatcatgggATGGGTGAACCACTGGCTTGTGggtcaggcacaaagggttacagtgaatggggtgacatcagactggggaCCTGTCACTAGTGAGATTCTGCAGGACTCCATCCTtgtccctgtgctcttcaacatcttcataaatgatGTGGACACAGGATTGGAAAGAATACTGAATTTTCTGATGACACtaaattgggaggagctgttggaCTCCCTTGAAGGCAGAGAGCCCCCAAAGAGAGATCTGAACAAATCAGAGGCTGGGCAACCATCAACtgtatgaagtttaacaaggacagtgctggattctgcacctggggaTAGGGCAACTCTGGGTGTACAGACAGACTGCAGAGTTGGAGGCTCAAGACTTGCTAGAAGCATCCATGCAGGGATACCCTACTTGTCTTCAGTGGGATGTCACCAAATCATCACacaacagtgaaagaaaaatgatATTCCAAATAACATTGAAACTGGCCTCAAAACAAAGGGCTACTGTTTGGTGAAACATACCACATTGTGTTCCACTACAGCAGGAGAAAGTCGTTTTCTTTTATTACGCAAAAACacaaaatccattttttcaGGGCTGTGACCATTTCCTCTCTGCATCATTGCAGAATGGCTCATTTGTGAGGCCGTTTGATCAGCAAGCACTGGCAAGCCTTCGCTTCCTGGGAAAGTGAAGTGAACACAAGCATATCACCAAGTTTCCCACTGCATTAAACATTTCACTACAGTAAAAACAGGCACAGTCACCCTTTTTTTTAAACGTTCAGACTGTTTGATTACTTGATATTAGTTTACCAGCATTATTATCAAACAGTTATTTATCCAATTAATTTAGATCAGAAATGATAAATTCAATTTTATATTAGTTTTTTTCAAAcacaatatattaaaaaaagcaagTAAAAGTAATACTGACTTTGTGAGCATAAATGgctaagaaaaaagcaaaataaaaggtgTTCTGCAGCATGCAGGGAGAAATAAAGACCTAGATCTCTATCTGCGTGATGTTGAGCTTGCTCTGACAGCTTCGTATTTTAGGCAAGGTTACAATATAAAAGTAGAAGAAACTAGTTTGGACAGACAGGAGATCTGAAGGAAAGGCACTGCTCTGCAAGATACCAGTCTAAGATGGTGGTTGAATAAAAACAAGCAGAGACAATTTCTGTTCAAAGTGCAATAGTTACATTTGAGATAAACTTGTGGTGTGGTTTCACTCATGTATCTCACTATACTTGGTTTTAACTAGACAATATCTAATGCTAATACACCCCCAGATAATAAAACCATCTTTTACCTTTTAAGAAACAACTGCACTCATCAtgattaatttattaataatgAAATAACTACTCGTCTTAAAATCATGGTCAGCAACTCTCTATGACAGCTTCTAGGGCATAAGTTttaattttggtggttttttttgtttatttttagtaaCAGAGACAAAACCCAAAGTAAACCATCCAAACCATCCTCACCATCCTCCACTCCCAAATTTGTTTCTAGTCAAAAACATaca
Encoded here:
- the BEND2 gene encoding BEN domain-containing protein 2 isoform X3, which gives rise to MDHGENGLSTQSCMPAQQNSEANSAVHHVRQLAYGSEGLPVLADQTASQMSHSAMMQRGNGHSPEKMDFVFLRNKRKRLSPAVVEHNVMRTREEEYEDSDSIIYEYEPDYECESILSEASYTGYQENPLMEVLSYCQAMYDAIQKLDKKFDLLHRKVSEMQHTRIKPLLLKPKPVGFKYRSSSHLHPGKIRVQKHMERDLSLHLSSSGQGRHSPVVRVALQNGHVQVNSKVKHAQQSFQLESQQPEQPVGRESPPLPTIVSTHSLHSSYTATNGMPDLSPQSNLAPSIVESTVNFASSPVASPSIPAPSEPSNENNAVELNYKNTSEDVNISEELPSSSVFINPNFEFVGDPARNVKVLGNHLMKAQQKTKPKYAARHLVRVLFPKKTLLCSIMGASARGRRTLDPNKIAAIREFLATNFPTYDLSEHGKDWKTCITNVNAMIRCLRSETKANSASSPKETAEGKEEVTDAPDTSHWVDLNYNEDSGDNSQNSKKMTGSTTDTLQNSGLDKFPEAFHISSVKKQQCLEPMEPLGSPWRNVQLPFSVIYVAKGKTRPELSARFLIRHMFPEEVLVKSNVYGSLDRGMSPLDSNKINALRDFLQENFPSFDLNESGFDWKACVAAINSTIRSLRHELKKASSGIRQRALAVPPLSAESPKESHFRKASGKQHSHLKS
- the BEND2 gene encoding BEN domain-containing protein 2 isoform X1 is translated as MSEEDYLCVKTEEEDEAVIMDHGENGLSTQSCMPAQQNSEANSAVHHVRQLAYGSEGLPVLADQTASQMSHSAMMQRGNGHSPEKMDFVFLRNKRKRLSPAVVEHNVMRTREEEYEDSDSIIYEYEPDYECESILSEASYTGYQENPLMEVLSYCQAMYDAIQKLDKKFDLLHRKVSEMQHTRIKPLLLKPKPVGFKYRSSSHLHPGKIRVQKHMERDLSLHLSSSGQGRHSPVVRVALQNGHVQVNSKVKHAQQSFQLESQQPEQPVGRESPPLPTIVSTHSLHSSYTATNGMPDLSPQSNLAPSIVESTVNFASSPVASPSIPAPSEPSNENNAVELNYKNTSEDVNISEELPSSSVFINPNFEFVGDPARNVKVLGNHLMKAQQKTKPKYAARHLVRVLFPKKTLLCSIMGASARGRRTLDPNKIAAIREFLATNFPTYDLSEHGKDWKTCITNVNAMIRCLRSETKANSASSPKETAEGKEEVTDAPDTSHWVDLNYNEDSGDNSQNSKKMTGSTTDTLQNSGLDKFPEAFHISSVKKQQCLEPMEPLGSPWRNVQLPFSVIYVAKGKTRPELSARFLIRHMFPEEVLVKSNVYGSLDRGMSPLDSNKINALRDFLQENFPSFDLNESGFDWKACVAAINSTIRSLRHELKKASSGIRQRALAVPPLSAESPKESHFRKASGKQHSHLKS
- the BEND2 gene encoding BEN domain-containing protein 2 isoform X2, with protein sequence MSEEDYLCVKTEEEDEAVIMDHGENGLSTQSCMPAQQNSEANSAVHHVRQLAYGSEGLPVLADQTASQMSHSAMMQRGNGHSPEKMDFVFLRNKRKRLSPAVVEHNVMRTREEEYEDSDSIIYEYEPDYECESILSEASYTGYQENPLMEVLSYCQAMYDAIQKLDKKFDLLHRKVSEMQHTRIKPLLLKPKPVGFKYRSSSHLHPGKIRVQKHMERDLSLHLSSSGQGRHSPVVRVALQNGHVQVNSKVKHAQQSFQLESQQPEQPVGRESPPLPTIVSTHSLHSSYTATNGMPDLSPQSNLAPSIVESTVNFASSPVASPSIPAPSEPSNENNAVELNYKNTSEDVNISEELPSSSVFINPNFEFVGDPARNVKVLGNHLMKAQQKTKPKYAARHLVRVLFPKKTLLCSIMGASARGRRTLDPNKIAAIREFLATNFPTYDLSEHGKDWKTCITNVNAMIRCLRSETKANSASSPKTAEGKEEVTDAPDTSHWVDLNYNEDSGDNSQNSKKMTGSTTDTLQNSGLDKFPEAFHISSVKKQQCLEPMEPLGSPWRNVQLPFSVIYVAKGKTRPELSARFLIRHMFPEEVLVKSNVYGSLDRGMSPLDSNKINALRDFLQENFPSFDLNESGFDWKACVAAINSTIRSLRHELKKASSGIRQRALAVPPLSAESPKESHFRKASGKQHSHLKS